A region of the Aphelocoma coerulescens isolate FSJ_1873_10779 chromosome 7, UR_Acoe_1.0, whole genome shotgun sequence genome:
GTGCAAGGGGATACTTGAAAGGTTCCTTCTCTGCTATCCCTGTTAATTAGCCCTAAGCCTGGCTCCAAATGTATCCCTGAAAATGCTGTCTGAATATGGTGTCTGTGAACATCCCATGGGGAAGACTCAGGTCACCAAGGGAATTTGGCCCTTAGGAGCTTGGCCATTACTGTAAGCGGGAGGAAGGCGCCTAAAtcactgagaaggaaaaaattacatTCCTAATTCAGTTTTTAGAATCAGACATGGCCTTTTCATTGAGGCCATacccagctctctgtgctgcttGGGCTCTGGCACTTCACAGACCACTCTGAGCTTTTTGGACTTACTGAACACGGGTGCATGCAAGCTCTGCCAAACCTGTCTTTCCCCTGCACTGTCCTCCCAGGCACTTTTCTTTTCAGCAGCTCACTCTCCCTGAACATCAAGGACAGATCTGTGTCCTGTAACCAGCTGTCTCCACAGTGAGTTCTCTGCCTGCCCTCCACAGTCTGCTGttccccacagcagctctgctgctgctgatcctcATGTGGATGCCCGTGACACCTTgcatttccccttctcccaagAAAAGCATCTTCCTTAGATAGGACAAGCCCTGTGTGAGAGCAGCACGGCCCCAGGACACACCAcagccctctgcccctcactGCCTCTGGGTCTCACCTCCTGGATGAGGGGTCTGTGGCTCTGGGGTGCACAGGAAGAGTTTGCTGCTGACACCAGGGCACAGCCTGCAGCTGACGTGCCAGAGCAGGATGTGCTGGGAAAGCAGGTCAACCCTTGCCCTCCCTGCTCTGTGTAAGGGCCTGACTCTGACTGCAGAATCACTCTCTGGCATCAGCAAATGTCAACTTTACCTGAATGAAACTGAATTCCCTCCAGTTGAGAGAGTTTGCGATGGATGGAAGTGAAGTGATGGCAAGTAACGACAGCAAGCCCAGGGCAATTATTCCAACAGAGATATAAATCTCCATCCTCCAGACTTCCTCCTCTACCCAGATTGTCATCTTCTTCTCCACAGCCTGGCATGACAATGAAGGTTTGTTAAAATGGAGCGCTTAGGGACAGAGGAACTGAATTTtatctgttttggttttggaagCAGGTTTCCTGGATGAGCACTGGGTCCTATTCACACCTCCAGCACTATTTGCCTGTTTGGGAGATGTGGAAATGCACTCTTATCCCACAGCCATTTGGCCAAAGCTAGACCTGGTTTGAAGCCTGCTGGGAAGAACTGCTGAATGCTCTCAGCTCCCATGCTTGTAACCACAGCAGCAAGCCCTAAAGTCACATTTGGAAAGATAATTACAATGAGaactcagtttaaagccatgaAAACAAATACAGATGCTTGAATATGCAGTAGTCTCCTAATAACCTTTGTTTTAAGTGCATTTAGGGGGGAAATTGTTCATGCTAATGGAAGGGAAGATGGGTTTTATACTGCATGGCAAAGAGGAACATTTAGAACTGTCCTCTTTAGCCCATTAAATGGGTTTAATTTACTAAACAAAGATGTTGCTAGAAAACAGGAGGTACAGGGGAAATGAACACAGAACGTTTGCCTGAGATTAATGTGCAACTGTGGCAATCGAGAAGAACCTGCTCAAGGCTGGAGCTGAGAGGCTGGGAATGGTGTCTGATGGATGCTCTGAACAGGCACTGCTGCCAAAACCAGCCATCCTGCTCCCCTGTGCCCCCacagctccttccctcctttttgGGGCAAGCATTTGGAATCACTTGGGCAAacaccccagcacaggaagcGGAGTGGTTGTGGGGTAATTCCTTGATCACGTTCCCCACTCAGCTGCACGACGCCTGTGCCATCCCAGGAGGGAGCACTGTGGTGCAGTGAGAAGTCAGGGGCAGCAAAGAGCAAATCCCATCCTCCCATGGTACTGCCGAGCTACAGAGCTGGCTGAACTGCCTGAAGGCAGCAATCTCACACTGGATAAACACTGCTGAGAGTCTCCATGAAGCAATAAagtccttttccatttccttgtTCTTATATAACCAGTTCCTCACCACCATTTTGTTAAACTCCTGCAGGCACACGGTGATGAGGACACAGAACCCTCCCTGGATTATGACATGGTTATTCCAACAGGCACAATTATGAACATCAGTGTGAACCAACAGGGATCTCCCAAGATTTTGGGAGCTGAAGGAAATCTGCTCCCACCACCATTTGATTTCTCCTCTCCTAGCATTTTTCCTGCCTCTGACCTAGTCTCAGACACACCAGTGCTGGGCAAGGCTGGTTTCAAAGGCTTATCTGTACTTCTGGGGAGCAATGGCATGGGGAGGGCGATCCTAGCCCTGGCTGTAAATGCAGAGGCAGCTGTGTATCCAGGGAGATGGTAGGTCCTCAGCACAGATGGGCGAGCGCCCAGTGTGTGGTGTGCAGCTGACCCGTGCGGGAAGAGCTCCTGGAGGTAACAGCTTATTCCCACTGTCCCACACCTGCTTTGGAAAATGAACGAAAAAGCCAAGATATTAAGCCCACCACCCAACATCTGTATGAGTTTAGAAGATTCCTGCAGGTGCTGCCCTGAGGAGCACCCCCGTTACCTGCTTGACGGCCGTCTCGATTAACAGGTAGCGGTGGGAGCGGCGCATGGGCAGGCAGAGGCTGTACACGGCGTGCAGGGCGGCACAGAAGAAGCTGAGGAGGCCAATCTGCTTTCGGTGCAGGAGCCACTGGTCCAGCCAGTCTGGGAAACGCCTGTACTTGGTGCCATAGtagagctgggagcaggctgCCAGCACCCCAGGCAGGTAGACCAGAGACAGCATGACGTAGGACACGCACGGCAGCGTGGTGTTGACCACCTCGATGGGGATCTTGTACAGCTTGTTCTTCTGCTCCCTGACGTAAGGGTGGATGACCTGCCGGATCAGGTTGTAGGtgaagaagcaaagaaaaagccCCAGAGCCAAAAAGATGGGGATTTTCCAGGCTGGCAAGAGGCGCAGGGGAATGTTCTCGATCTCACGGGCTGATGACATGCAGCCCATGTCCACAGGGGTGAATCCCATGACTTGAGCAATTTCTGCTACAGTGTGCTTGGCTTCTTGGTTATTTGAGCAGATCAGAACCTGCATTGAACAGAAATACACACATAGGGCAAAGAAATCAGGCTGCTGGGATCGAGTGCATGGGGAGGGGTTCTGTGTCACAGGGAGCCTACATTATTCCACTGAGCATCATGATTCCTGGCAGGCTTTTTGACAGGGATTTACCATGGCTGCCAAAGACCTCTCTCCTGGACAGGTTTCCTTTCATATGTGCACTGCCAGTTTGTTTTACGGGCTCTGTTTAGATAAACAGACAATTGAATAATACTTTTCACTTAGGCAGATGCTCCAAAGACTACAAAGCGTGAAGTGAGTGAGGGTACTTCATTTCTGGACAAAGAAATGCAGAAGCTAAGGGGTGGTGTCTGGATGCCATGGCCATCACTCAAGACTCCTTCTCCTGGAGCCTAAGGCCATTTGCTGATGCTGCCAGACCTCAGCTGCTGGAACAGTTGGGATTTAGCCCTTGCTGGAAGAAAACAATACCTGCTTATTTCCATCCCTGGCACCCGACTGCAGCGTCCACGCAGAAACCACATTAAACCCCTTTACCACGGTGCAGGCTGGGAACAGCGAGGCCAAGTACTCCGCGTTGGATTCTTTGTGATGGTTGATCTCGGTGTTGTTGCTAACATCCACCAGGATCTTGCCCGCCAGCACATCAGCCAGGTCACAGAGGGTGGAGTAATGTTCCCTGAAAATCGCCACAAAGATGACATCTGCCTTCTTCACTGCCTCGGCCTGGAAGGTGACCTCTGCTGCGGCAGGGAAGAGGCTGGCTTTGCGCTTCGGGTTGCGGCTGCCGACCACCACCTTGAAGCCAGAGCACACCAGGCGGATGGCCAAGGACCGCGCAAAGTCCCCGCTGCCCAGCACCCCCACGGTGCGTCCGGCCGGCGGCGTGGGGCTGGAGTCACCCTCCATGCTCCGATGGCCCAGCAGGGGTTTGGCCATGTCTCCTCTGGACATCCTGGCaggaaaaacaaggagaaaTGGAAATTCACTGTGAAGGTCTCACAGAGACCCAGACCACATCGGAGGTCACAGGGAAAAATGACACTTAGGCCACTCGAACACATGGTTTTGGTCCCAGTAGCCCAGGATCCATGGGCCAAACCCACCAGGAAGTGTGCAGTAATGTACAGGCACCACTGGAGGGGCATAAAACACCATGCTGGGTTGGAAGGTGAAGGCTTTTAGGGAGGTTTCCCAGGGCTGTGTCATCCAGCATCTGCTGGATGCATGCATCCATCCTCTGCTGTTCTTCATGCTGGCATCTCACACTACAAAGCCAGACCAACGCTAACAGCAATCAGAACCAGAAACTCTCAGATTCCCACGGGGCTACCAAATATGTCCAGAAAGAGGGATCCATGGAGATCCCTGAGACTACATTTGGAAAAGCTGGAGGGGTGCTTCTGATTTGCCGGAGCAGAATCAAGGCAGGGAGTTCAAGTTGAAATGAAAGTGTCCTAAAAGCGGTAAATGAAGAGAGTTGCAGCCCTTGCCTGTTCCAATATTTAGGTCTGGCAAGCGCTGTTTGCTTCAGATCTTTAATGAATAATGAGAACTTACTcatgacatttaaaaaatatattaaaacatgATGGGATTTGCTCATGAAAGATCTTGATGAGCTTTACAAACGTTAATGAATTTTGCCCTGTAACAGATTAGATATTGAGGACATGGGAAGGTTTTAAGCAGATCAATAAATtcacaggcagcacagcagctgaacCTGGAGGCCAGAAAAAACTCGGGCAGGGAACTGCCACACTGCTCATGGGCTCTGCGGGAGGCTCAAATCTGCCTCACAACTTAAGGAACAGCAAATTTACCCTAAAGGATTGGCAAATTCCTGAAGGTTGGACTTTTAAAGGGCTCAGGAGGCAGCCCAGGGAACTTATACACCAggacctctggcttttgtatTGGCACACTGCTAGAGATTATAATAAAGACCATAATTAATAGACTCGTGATATACTGAGGATGGAGACAACTTGGCTTTGGTGCAGTCTTGCCTTGTAGCTGGTCAAGTTCTTTCAAAGTGAAGGTGACCATTTGGATGGGGTGACCTGGTCCTTGGTGCAGGTGTGTTTTTCATGGGCTTTTGGAAATGTCCCTCACCCAAGGCTTTTCTGGGATTGGCACAGTAGTGGTGCAAAGGGGAAGGGCACTTCTGCATGAACAGCTACCAATGGGAAACAAAGGGtgagaagaaataaattatttttgtaatggGAATAGATTGCCAAGGGATTTCCCTGAGGATTTATGTTCTTCAACATGCTCATAAGTGATCTGGGAAAGGGAGTGAATATTGGGAAGATGGAACACATGTGtggtgatcacagaatcatagaatggttctggttggaagggacttaaagatcatctacttccaaccccttgccatgggcagggacaccttccactagactggGTTggtcaaagccccatccagcctggtcctgaacacctccagggatggggcatccacaggaTCTCTTCACAACCTGTTTCCTTGCCTCACCGCTCTTAtactaaagaatttcttcctaatatctactCCAAATCATTTAGGACAGTCAATCTGTCTTGTGAAGAATCTGCAAAAGGATTTCCTCATTTGAGGTGCCTGAGCACCAAAGTTCACTACAGACACTAGAGACACGTGGCAAGAGCTGCACCCGGGCATAAACTCCCCATACCATATATACACTTTAATGAGCTGTAAATTTGTTAAAACCACTCAGAAAAATGATCAAAGGGTCACATTACTCTGAAAATACCGACTTGGTGGTCCCTGGCAGACACACATCGAGCACAGCCAAGTTACTGGAGGAGAAGATCTCTCACACAGCAACCACGACCTCAATCCTGCTCCTCACTGAAAGCCTGCAAAACACCTTCAGCAGATGGACTTTGAAACTATAATTCACTGTCCTGGGTACAAACCCATAATGGTTTCAGTGACAACACTGTTTCTGTGGCAGAGGTCTGTCTGCTCTCCTTGCCTGTCACCAAGCACCCCCTTGTCCCAGAGACCAAAATGTGTGCTCATGGAAGAAGTGCTATCAGGGGAAAACAAGTGCCAAAGAAAGGCACACTCACTTCTCCCCTTTAAAAGCACATGTCCACCGTATATATACAGAGATCAAACAGCACATTGCAGTTTGGCTCATTccactaccaaaaaaaaaaaaaaaaggggggggggggggggaaataaaCATAGAAAAGTGccacagggaaaaaatgaaagagatgaCTTTCAGAGCTCTGTCTGCAAAGatgctgggttttttcctggtCCCTTCTTATCAGACACTTTATCAAACATTCAGTGCTTTACTTTTTAGAAGCCACCTTGCTTCACCTAAATTTGTTAATGTCCAGAACTATTTGTTCTAGGGCCAATGCCATTGTTCAGCATAATTAGCTTGCTCTCCCatacccccccctccccttttcctgtgCACACAAAATATTACCCCGAAATAAAGAAAAGCATCTCTGGCTCTCAGCCACAGGAGAAGAAATCAGCATTCAGGGTGACAAAGTGATTGTTACCCACAGACTCATTTCATAATCGATTTGAGGCACCTCAAAAGTCCTCTCTGTGGTCCCACTGGGATGTAAATTTTGCTGCAAGCAATTTTTCTTGTGGTGTGTTTCCTCTGTCCTGCAGCTGCCACTGAACATGTAGAAAGATGTTGGCAATGTTTGGAGATAAACATCTTTGCTGTCTCCAG
Encoded here:
- the STEAP3 gene encoding metalloreductase STEAP3, translating into MSRGDMAKPLLGHRSMEGDSSPTPPAGRTVGVLGSGDFARSLAIRLVCSGFKVVVGSRNPKRKASLFPAAAEVTFQAEAVKKADVIFVAIFREHYSTLCDLADVLAGKILVDVSNNTEINHHKESNAEYLASLFPACTVVKGFNVVSAWTLQSGARDGNKQVLICSNNQEAKHTVAEIAQVMGFTPVDMGCMSSAREIENIPLRLLPAWKIPIFLALGLFLCFFTYNLIRQVIHPYVREQKNKLYKIPIEVVNTTLPCVSYVMLSLVYLPGVLAACSQLYYGTKYRRFPDWLDQWLLHRKQIGLLSFFCAALHAVYSLCLPMRRSHRYLLIETAVKQAVEKKMTIWVEEEVWRMEIYISVGIIALGLLSLLAITSLPSIANSLNWREFSFIQSSLGFIALVISTLHTLTYGWSRAFDENQYKFYLPPTYTLTLLVPCTVIIAKVIFSLPCIQHRLLRIRRGWEKGRYVKFVLPSATGEFSSGETSSNV